In the Haloferula helveola genome, one interval contains:
- the rseP gene encoding RIP metalloprotease RseP, with translation MFDPGPLTTALLILLVIMIFNVIIFVHELGHFWAAKWRGLKIDRFQIWFGKPIWKKTINGVQYGLGWIPAGGFVALPQMAPMEAIEGDNRDAGEPLPPISPLDKIIVAFAGPLFSFLLAFVCSLMIWKIGRPLEVLPTTEVGWVEAGSPAEKAGFQRGDTILAIDGEPVSSWDGSLDSIRVKIITSRNEKIRFTVNRPGVGELDLVSGYTIPETSWWERRATREVGIEWKAGPVQLLLLDAENSPAKLAGVKEGDVALSLNGTEIVARLQFLELLEDNGDKPVELVVERTEESGEKVTKTLTIQPAKPLNPTPDIDRYMIGVTPWGQADIIDTLEYPNPKEQITGTLQQMWLTVRSVASPKSSIGIQHLSGPIGISKIQFFSLLMEHPLRRILGFMVLININLALLNLLPFPVLDGGHITIATMEAIARRPVNVKFLEVLQMGFVFLLFGIMLYVSSKDLFDDFGVGGGEAPKIEFAEPG, from the coding sequence ATGTTCGACCCCGGCCCACTTACCACCGCCCTGCTCATCCTGCTGGTGATCATGATCTTCAATGTGATCATCTTCGTCCACGAGCTCGGACACTTCTGGGCCGCGAAATGGCGGGGTCTCAAGATCGACCGGTTCCAGATCTGGTTCGGCAAGCCGATCTGGAAGAAGACGATCAACGGCGTCCAGTACGGTCTCGGCTGGATCCCCGCCGGTGGCTTCGTCGCTCTGCCCCAGATGGCCCCGATGGAAGCGATCGAGGGTGACAACCGCGACGCGGGCGAACCGCTGCCGCCGATCTCTCCCCTCGACAAGATCATCGTCGCCTTCGCCGGACCGCTGTTCTCGTTCCTGCTGGCCTTCGTTTGCTCGTTGATGATTTGGAAGATCGGCCGTCCGCTCGAAGTCCTTCCGACCACCGAAGTCGGATGGGTGGAGGCAGGGAGCCCGGCCGAGAAAGCCGGCTTCCAGCGGGGTGACACGATCCTCGCCATCGATGGCGAGCCGGTCAGCAGCTGGGATGGTTCTCTGGACAGCATCCGCGTCAAAATCATCACCAGCCGGAACGAGAAGATCCGCTTCACCGTGAATCGGCCGGGAGTCGGCGAATTGGATCTCGTTTCCGGCTACACCATTCCCGAGACCTCCTGGTGGGAACGCCGCGCGACCCGCGAGGTGGGCATCGAGTGGAAGGCCGGGCCGGTTCAACTGCTCCTTCTCGATGCCGAGAACTCGCCGGCGAAGCTCGCGGGAGTGAAAGAAGGCGATGTCGCCCTATCCCTCAACGGCACCGAGATCGTCGCCAGACTCCAGTTCCTGGAGTTACTGGAGGACAATGGTGACAAACCGGTGGAACTTGTCGTCGAGCGGACCGAAGAAAGCGGTGAGAAGGTCACCAAGACCCTGACGATCCAACCCGCCAAACCGCTGAATCCGACCCCCGATATTGACCGCTACATGATCGGGGTCACTCCGTGGGGTCAGGCGGACATCATCGACACCCTTGAATATCCGAACCCGAAGGAGCAGATCACAGGGACCCTGCAACAGATGTGGCTCACCGTGCGCAGCGTCGCGTCGCCGAAGTCGAGCATCGGCATCCAGCACCTTTCCGGGCCGATCGGCATCTCGAAGATCCAGTTCTTCTCCCTGCTGATGGAGCATCCATTGCGCCGGATCCTCGGCTTCATGGTCCTGATCAACATCAACCTGGCGCTGCTCAACCTGTTGCCGTTCCCGGTGCTCGACGGCGGTCACATCACGATTGCCACCATGGAAGCCATCGCGCGCCGACCGGTGAACGTGAAGTTCCTCGAAGTGCTCCAGATGGGCTTCGTGTTCCTTCTCTTCGGCATCATGCTTTACGTCAGCTCCAAGGATCTGTTCGACGACTTCGGAGTCGGCGGCGGCGAGGCTCCGAAGATCGAGTTCGCCGAACCGGGCTGA
- a CDS encoding tRNA (cytidine(34)-2'-O)-methyltransferase gives MLHIVLIAPEIPHNAGAAGRLALATGSRLHLVKPLGFSLDDKHVRRTGLDYWKDVDVRVWESFDELKSAAGEEARYWYLSTKTKRGLWDVSFRDGDYLVFGCESRGLPEAIVRDAGEQGIRIPMVEQGIRSLNLSTAVGITLYEAWRQTQPG, from the coding sequence ATGCTGCACATCGTCCTCATCGCCCCGGAGATTCCCCACAATGCTGGGGCGGCGGGCCGCCTCGCGCTGGCGACCGGTTCCCGGCTTCATTTGGTGAAGCCGCTCGGGTTCTCGCTCGATGACAAGCACGTCCGCCGGACCGGACTCGACTACTGGAAGGACGTCGACGTGCGGGTCTGGGAGAGCTTCGATGAGTTGAAGTCGGCAGCCGGGGAAGAGGCTCGCTACTGGTATCTTAGTACCAAGACCAAGCGGGGGCTGTGGGATGTGTCGTTCCGGGATGGCGACTACCTTGTCTTCGGGTGCGAATCGCGCGGCCTGCCGGAAGCCATCGTTCGGGATGCCGGCGAGCAAGGCATCCGGATTCCGATGGTCGAGCAAGGCATCCGCAGCCTGAACCTCTCGACCGCGGTCGGGATCACCCTCTACGAGGCGTGGCGGCAGACTCAGCCGGGTTAG
- a CDS encoding thiamine-phosphate kinase, with the protein MKRLSDIGEDALIERLLRDFPQGGLHTGPGDDCAVVDPGRGRLRLLKTDAIVGGVHFEPGAPPAKVGWKAVARVLSDFAAMGGQPEFLMVTVALPADTPVRWVDGLYRGIRKCLATHGGVLAGGETTSVPNGAPVMISVAGEGSVSRGQVVLRSGGRSGDLLAVTGRLGGSIGGRHLSFSPRLAEGAWLAGRGATAMMDLSDGLAKDLPRLAKASGCGAVIRRDDLPRHRGCDVRQAMTDGEDYELLVALKPSARPTVEKHWPKEFAPLTFIGELAEEGEAFAGGWEHFQ; encoded by the coding sequence ATGAAACGGCTGAGCGACATCGGCGAGGATGCGTTGATCGAGCGGCTGCTGCGGGACTTTCCGCAGGGAGGATTGCACACCGGTCCCGGTGACGACTGCGCCGTGGTCGATCCCGGCCGGGGTCGCCTGCGTTTGCTCAAGACCGACGCGATTGTCGGCGGAGTCCATTTCGAGCCCGGTGCGCCGCCGGCCAAGGTCGGCTGGAAAGCGGTCGCACGGGTGCTCAGCGATTTTGCTGCAATGGGCGGACAGCCTGAGTTCCTGATGGTCACCGTGGCCCTGCCGGCGGACACGCCCGTGCGATGGGTCGACGGGCTCTACCGGGGCATTCGGAAGTGCCTTGCCACTCATGGCGGCGTGCTGGCGGGAGGCGAGACGACATCGGTTCCGAATGGGGCACCCGTGATGATCTCGGTGGCGGGAGAGGGCAGCGTGTCGAGAGGGCAAGTCGTGCTGCGATCGGGCGGCCGGTCCGGCGACTTGCTGGCGGTGACGGGCCGGCTCGGCGGATCAATTGGTGGGCGCCATCTGAGCTTCTCGCCGAGGTTGGCGGAGGGCGCGTGGCTCGCCGGTCGTGGAGCCACAGCGATGATGGATCTTTCCGACGGGCTGGCCAAGGACCTGCCGAGGTTGGCGAAGGCGAGCGGTTGCGGGGCGGTGATCCGGCGAGACGATCTGCCCCGTCATCGCGGCTGCGATGTCCGCCAAGCGATGACTGACGGTGAGGACTACGAACTGCTGGTCGCGCTGAAGCCGTCGGCGCGACCAACGGTCGAGAAGCATTGGCCGAAGGAATTCGCGCCGCTGACTTTCATCGGCGAGTTGGCCGAGGAAGGCGAGGCCTTCGCGGGTGGGTGGGAGCACTTTCAATAG
- a CDS encoding CPBP family intramembrane glutamic endopeptidase → MPEDLEFWVIAGSGILGVAIFAIGMVIRATVAKAPAGPPSLPLGPGLGGWRVSDKIYRGIDLGIVGFLMLVYGSPVFLDAAGKMPEGPVEIGMAEVVSTIAMQFFMTAMLVGAVAWRKNPVEWLGLKWRLWPMVVLIAPVAVAFTWTVVIALEETGFNKWLLDVTGGAETQEVVDAFGKAESPLLFGMLALMAAVIAPVVEEIIFRGYLYPVAKKYSGRIAGILFSSLFFAMAHPNAISLVPLFVLAVLLALSYEVTGSIWAPISIHVLFNSATVFAQFAHRMNWIQLPEG, encoded by the coding sequence GTGCCGGAGGATCTCGAATTCTGGGTGATTGCGGGAAGCGGGATTCTCGGAGTCGCGATTTTTGCGATCGGGATGGTGATTCGCGCCACCGTCGCCAAGGCCCCGGCAGGTCCTCCCTCCCTACCGCTCGGCCCCGGCCTCGGTGGCTGGCGGGTATCGGACAAGATCTACCGCGGCATCGATCTCGGGATCGTCGGATTTCTGATGCTGGTCTACGGCTCGCCGGTATTCCTCGATGCCGCCGGCAAGATGCCCGAGGGGCCGGTGGAAATCGGGATGGCCGAGGTGGTGTCCACCATCGCGATGCAGTTTTTCATGACGGCGATGCTCGTCGGCGCGGTGGCCTGGCGGAAGAATCCGGTCGAGTGGCTGGGCCTGAAATGGCGGCTATGGCCGATGGTCGTGCTGATCGCTCCGGTGGCGGTGGCCTTCACGTGGACGGTGGTCATCGCGCTGGAGGAGACCGGTTTCAACAAGTGGCTGCTCGACGTCACCGGTGGTGCGGAGACCCAGGAGGTTGTCGATGCCTTCGGCAAGGCGGAGAGCCCGCTGCTCTTCGGGATGCTGGCGTTGATGGCGGCGGTGATCGCACCGGTGGTCGAGGAAATCATCTTCCGCGGCTATCTTTACCCGGTCGCGAAGAAGTACTCCGGCCGGATCGCGGGCATCCTGTTCAGCTCGTTGTTTTTCGCGATGGCCCATCCGAACGCGATCTCCCTCGTGCCCCTGTTCGTGCTCGCCGTGCTGCTGGCGCTTTCCTACGAGGTGACCGGATCGATCTGGGCCCCGATCAGCATCCACGTCCTGTTCAACTCGGCGACGGTCTTCGCGCAGTTCGCCCACCGGATGAACTGGATCCAGCTGCCGGAGGGATGA
- a CDS encoding type II CAAX endopeptidase family protein has protein sequence MPPVLAPTGKSADCPDIQTPATNPYRQLLRRRFPEPLVLLLIFLVGVYLWDNHFGKVLMPHAPAQRTELLELALRKADRDLRLADGTAQYPSWVQPLLGVDPLPQSLDHHISALEPLIYSRHRHEEDAMTAAIEDEAAFALAVMISIQAGGDGATAPFAKYGLNPAPPPGPILSTIIDGREAWWHMAYLEGLDIPEAAMASRLVDARTQQLVGNMIKSRGCVAALTLGGLVFIPGTLVAFVRAGKRRERPGYAGRWKLSFGLGVFLLAYLASIGFSSTFNEALGLIAANADPEAGPLMSKPLYIALDSLTRFLPAFIALGLLFRRPRHAVSRLGIAGPFDARLVLGSFAILQIIDFGLRMTVDRSETPDPTGGLSASELGPWGLVFGIVSACIAAPIAEEILYRGVLFRSLANRLKLWPATLVSSVVFAIVHFYPLSSLVMIACVGMVCALSFAASRGLLTAIVLHSLYNAAIKIPEWIVYQTTLS, from the coding sequence ATGCCCCCCGTGCTTGCCCCGACGGGCAAATCAGCCGACTGTCCCGACATCCAAACGCCGGCCACCAATCCGTACCGACAGCTGCTCCGCCGCCGCTTTCCCGAGCCGCTGGTCCTGCTGCTGATCTTCCTCGTCGGCGTCTACCTCTGGGACAATCACTTCGGCAAGGTCCTGATGCCCCATGCGCCCGCCCAGCGCACCGAGCTGCTCGAACTGGCCTTGCGCAAGGCGGATCGGGACCTGCGTCTGGCGGATGGCACCGCCCAGTATCCCTCATGGGTCCAGCCGCTGCTGGGCGTCGATCCGCTGCCGCAGTCCCTCGACCATCACATTTCGGCCCTCGAGCCGCTGATTTACTCGCGCCACCGACACGAGGAAGATGCGATGACCGCCGCGATCGAGGACGAGGCGGCTTTCGCCTTGGCCGTGATGATCTCGATCCAAGCCGGCGGCGACGGCGCCACCGCTCCCTTCGCCAAATACGGCCTGAATCCCGCGCCACCCCCCGGTCCGATCCTTTCGACCATCATCGACGGCCGGGAGGCGTGGTGGCATATGGCCTACCTTGAGGGCCTCGATATCCCGGAGGCCGCCATGGCATCTCGCCTGGTGGATGCCCGCACCCAGCAGCTGGTCGGCAACATGATCAAGTCGCGCGGCTGTGTGGCGGCGCTCACCCTCGGCGGGCTCGTGTTCATCCCCGGCACGCTGGTGGCCTTCGTCCGTGCCGGGAAACGGCGGGAGCGTCCCGGCTACGCCGGCCGCTGGAAGCTGTCGTTCGGCCTTGGCGTGTTCCTGCTCGCCTACCTCGCCTCGATCGGCTTCTCGAGCACGTTCAACGAAGCGCTGGGCCTGATCGCCGCCAATGCCGACCCGGAGGCCGGACCGCTGATGTCGAAACCGCTCTACATCGCGCTCGACAGCCTGACCCGCTTCCTGCCGGCATTCATTGCCCTTGGTCTTCTCTTCCGCCGCCCGCGGCACGCGGTGTCCCGGCTCGGAATCGCCGGCCCATTCGACGCCCGGCTGGTGCTCGGATCCTTCGCCATCCTGCAGATCATCGATTTCGGGCTGCGGATGACCGTCGATCGTTCGGAAACCCCGGACCCGACCGGCGGGTTGAGTGCCAGCGAGCTGGGCCCGTGGGGACTCGTGTTCGGCATCGTTTCCGCCTGCATCGCCGCACCGATCGCCGAGGAAATCCTCTACCGCGGCGTCCTTTTCCGCTCGCTGGCAAATCGACTGAAACTCTGGCCGGCCACGCTGGTTTCCTCGGTCGTCTTCGCCATCGTGCATTTCTACCCGCTTTCCAGTCTGGTCATGATCGCCTGTGTCGGCATGGTCTGCGCACTCTCCTTTGCCGCCAGCCGGGGGCTGCTGACCGCCATCGTGCTCCACAGCCTCTACAACGCGGCGATTAAAATCCCGGAATGGATCGTCTACCAGACGACGCTTTCCTGA